Proteins from a genomic interval of Zingiber officinale cultivar Zhangliang chromosome 1B, Zo_v1.1, whole genome shotgun sequence:
- the LOC121983706 gene encoding WRKY transcription factor 72A-like: MKDHLGLIAKQEEDGEESDLALCLGTLNPKTQTAGKEDKAMNPNSTKLDHDLNEVPDLSLGLELKRAPDREFGKALSADNAGSSSLRESKDDADQQEANAKRARVSVRARCDAPTMNDGCHWRKYGQKISKGNPCPRAYYRCSIAPGCLVRKQVQRCAEDLSILITTYEGTHNHPLPLSATAVASTTSAAASMLMSGSSTSSVYNSMQMQSQFVPPSFSMQFPSSSSHPTITLDLTAPSSTSQFRFPHSFSTTPWNSNVGPLQIDYGKRSEIVPSLSLPYLAKLKTESAQILPSQHAVLTDMIAGAITSHPSFQSALAAAVTSCIGREHGAARGLVREGLSYDDVHVQREEKMMKLPQMQSVPMYSTILNSLNLNHNSQ, translated from the exons ATGAAAGATCACTTGGGATTGATAGCCAAGCAAGAAGAGGATGGTGAAGAATCTGATCTTGCTCTCTGCCTTGGAACCCTCAACCCTAAAACTCAGACtgcaggaaaagaagacaaagctATGAACCCCAATAGTACTAAACTTGATCACGATCTCAATGAAGTCCCCGATCTCTCGCTTGGTTTGGAGTTGAAACGAGCTCCGGACCGCGAATTCGGCAAAGCTTTGAGCGCGGATAACGCAGGAAGCAGCAGCTTGAGAGAGTCAAAGGATGATGCAGATCAGCAGGAAGCCAACGCGAAGAGAGCTAGGGTTTCAGTGCGAGCAAGATGTGATGCCCCAACA ATGAACGATGGATGCCACTGGAGGAAATATGGGCAGAAGATATCTAAAGGAAATCCATGCCCGCGAGCATACTATCGTTGCAGTATTGCACCAGGATGCCTTGTGCGGAAGCAG GTGCAAAGGTGTGCAGAGGACTTGTCCATTTTGATCACCACCTACGAAGGAACTCATAACCACCCACTTCCCCTCTCTGCCACGGCCGTCGCCTCCACCACCTCTGCCGCCGCGAGCATGCTCATGTCCGGCTCATCGACCTCCTCTGTTTATAATTCGATGCAGATGCAGAGCCAATTCGTCCCTCCAAGCTTCTCCATGCaattcccttcttcttcttcccaccCTACCATCACGTTGGACCTCACTGCTCCATCTTCGACTTCACAGTTCAGATTCCCTCATTCCTTCTCCACCACCCCTTGGAATAGCAACGTCGGACCTCTGCAGATCGATTACGGCAAGCGCAGCGAGATCGTGCCATCACTGAGCCTTCCATACTTGGCTAAATTGAAGACTGAATCAGCTCAGATTCTGCCGAGCCAGCATGCAGTACTGACGGACATGATCGCGGGGGCGATCACATCGCACCCGAGCTTCCAATCTGCTCTGGCGGCCGCCGTAACCTCGTGCATTGGGCGAGAGCATGGGGCTGCTCGTGGTTTGGTCAGGGAAGGATTGAGCTACGATGATGTTCATGTGCAGCGAGaagagaagatgatgaagctGCCTCAGATGCAATCGGTACCAATGTACTCGACGATATTGAACTCTTTAAACCTGAACCATAATTCGCAATAA